The Candidatus Cloacimonadota bacterium genome includes a window with the following:
- a CDS encoding integration host factor subunit beta, translated as MGRTSRSTNMTKADLVKEISENTGIIRKDVAVVVDALFQGIKDLLAAGHHIEIRGFGTFRLKTRKPRVGRNPKTDEKVPVPERTVPTFKFSREFKNSVVDLKIKN; from the coding sequence ATAGGAAGAACTTCAAGGAGTACAAACATGACAAAAGCTGATCTTGTAAAGGAAATATCGGAAAATACCGGTATCATCCGTAAGGACGTTGCCGTGGTGGTTGATGCCCTATTCCAGGGAATCAAGGACCTTTTGGCCGCTGGTCATCACATTGAGATTCGTGGTTTTGGCACCTTCCGTCTCAAAACCCGTAAACCCCGCGTGGGCCGCAATCCCAAGACCGATGAAAAAGTACCTGTACCGGAACGTACCGTTCCCACCTTCAAATTTTCGCGTGAGTTCAAAAACAGCGTAGTTGACCTCAAAATCAAGAACTAG